The proteins below come from a single Corylus avellana chromosome ca3, CavTom2PMs-1.0 genomic window:
- the LOC132174205 gene encoding ankyrin repeat-containing protein BDA1-like yields the protein MYQSLRDAAQEGSIDALHSLVRGDPYILDTIDKIPFVETRLHIAASAGHTQFAMEIMRLKPSLARKLNQDSFSPMHLALQNNQTQLVEWLLDVDSDIIRVPGKEGVTPFHYVAQMGNIELLTKFSKGCPKSYEDVTIRGENVLHVAMKYDNFEAFGLNARMDSVVSSLLDTGFVDLDAENLEGDTVFDILAKVDNQRISDMLMRRKRPARCLTALGYCLICLNRLAYYLLFPLIVLLRQRRVDLTETLEKCAVKIRRRQTVIAEEKRNSLLVVAALLITVTYQAALSPDKQPNEFNCTAPVNATGANQYFNFTALNPINATGANHYFSCTARFNASSGEVKPNRDRAGDVFLWCNTLTFYLTNFTLFFLLPPDFLGIVLFLLLVILSYGFCFSTPLLSAPILRYLGLALLLPVYSLPWINNFRPKHFSSDIE from the exons GAAGGAAGCATTGATGCCTTGCACTCATTGGTACGGGGAGACCCATATATTTTGGATACAATCGATAAAATTCCATTTGTTGAGACTCGTTTACATATAGCTGCATCCGCTGGACATACTCAGTTTGCCATGGAGATCATGAGGTTAAAGCCGTCACTTGCTCGGAAGCTTAATCAAGATAGCTTCTCCCCGATGCACCTTGCTCTGCAAAATAACCAAACCCAATTGGTGGAGTGGCTACTTGATGTTGATAGCGACATTATCCGTGTCCCAGGAAAGGAGGGTGTGACTCCTTTTCATTACGTAGCTCAAATGGGAAACATCGAACTTTTAACCAAATTTTCTAAAGGCTGCCCGAAGTCTTATGAAGATGTGACAATTCGAGGCGAGAATGTTCTGCATGTAGCCATGAAATATGACAACTTCGAAGCTTTTGGACTCAATGCTAGGATGGATTCG GTAGTGTCGTCATTACTGGATACAGGATTTGTTGATTTAGACGCCGAGAATTTAGAGGGTGATACGGTCTTTGACATCTTGGCCAAGGTGGACAACCAACGGATCAGTGATATGCTCATGCGACGAAAACGTCCTGCCAGATGTTTAACTGCACTTGGATATTGCTTAATATGTTTAAATAGACTTGCATATTACTTATTATTTCCTCTCATAGTACTGCTACGACAACGTCGTGTAGATTTGACCGAAACTCTTGAGAAGTGTGCCGTAAAAATACGTCGTCGGCAAACAGTTATAGCAGAGGAGAAGCGGAATTCCCTGTTGGTTGTTGCTGCACTGCTAATAACGGTCACCTACCAAGCAGCACTAAGCCCTGATAAGCAACCCAATGAGTTCAACTGCACAGCCCCAGTCAACGCTACCGGTGCCAATCAGTACTTCAACTTCACAGCCCTGAATCCGATCAACGCTACCGGTGCCAATCACTACTTCAGCTGCACTGCCCGCTTCAACGCTAGCAGTGGTGAAGTTAAACCAAACAGAGACCGAGCTGGAGACGTGTTCCTTTGGTGTAACACTCTAACCTTTTACCTAACAAACTTTACacttttcttcctcctccctCCTGATTTTCTTGGAATCGTGCTCTTCCTCCTCCTTGTAATCCTCTCTTATGGCTTTTGCTTTTCAACTCCGTTATTAAGTGCTCCTATTCTACGATATCTTGGTCTAGCGTTGCTTCTGCCAGTTTATTCACTTCCTTGGATAAATAATTTCAGacccaaacatttttcttcCGATATAGAGTGA